A genomic window from Sceloporus undulatus isolate JIND9_A2432 ecotype Alabama chromosome 9, SceUnd_v1.1, whole genome shotgun sequence includes:
- the LOC121915433 gene encoding methanethiol oxidase-like: MSKHQTKIVEEEKVSEGKLPSEEGHCDSCHGPGYASPLEAMCGPREKLIYVPCILTESGARQPDYLATVDVDPESPCYCKVIHRLQMPYIDDELHHTGWNACSSCFGDTSKKRNRLILPCLGSSRIYVVDTGTNLREPRMFKVIEPKEVIEKCNMTFLHTSHCLGSGEIMISGIGDVYGNGKGGFVLLDGECFDVKGTWERPGDAAPQGYDFWYQPRYNVLISTEWGVPKYFVTGFNPDDLRKERYGRRLNVWDWTTHCLTQSIDVGEDSSPLEIRFLHNPDSMHGFVGCTLQSSIQHFYKTEDGCWVADKVIQIPNKKVTGWYFSEMPGFLTDFLISLDDCYIYLSNWLHGDIRQYDITDPYCPKLVGQVFVGGSIVKGGSVTVIDDPELDCQPDPFVIQGKRVHGGPQMLQLSLDGTRLYCTTSFYTPWDKQFYPQMLREGSVMIQIDVDTVNGGLCVNPHFLVDFGKEPFGPARTHEMRFPGGDCTSDIWV, from the exons ATGTCGAAGCACCAGACCAAAATCGTGGAGGAGGAAAAAGTATCGGAAGGTAAACTTCCAAGCGAAGAAG GGCACTGCGATTCGTGTCATGGGCCTGGCTATGCATCACCCCTGGAAGCAATGTGCG GACCCCGAGAGAAGCTGATTTATGTGCCGTGCATTTTAACCGAAAGCGGGGCCCGCCAACCCGACTACTTGGCCACCGTGGACGTGGATCCAGAATCGCCATGCTACTGCAAG GTGATCCATCGGCTGCAGATGCCATACATCGACGACGAACTCCACCACACCGGCTGGAACGCCTGCAGCAGCTGTTTTGGGGACACCTCCAAGAAACGCAACCGCCTCATCCTCCCCTGCCTGGGCTCTTCCCGAATTTACGTGGTGGATACAGGGACCAACCTGCGGGAGCCCAGGATGTTCAAA GTCATCGAACCCAAGGAAGTTATTGAGAAATGTAACATGACTTTCTTGCACACCTCCCATTGCCTGGGGAGCGGAGAAATCATGATCAGCGGTATTGGAGACGTCTATGGCAACGGAAAAG GTGGATTTGTCCTTCTGGATGGGGAATGCTTTGATGTGAAAGGGACCTGGGAGAGGCCTGGAGACGCGGCACCCCAGGGGTATGACTTTTGGTACCAACCACGATACAACGTCTTGATCAGCACTGAATGGGGCGTGCCCAAATACTTCGTCACTGGGTTCAACCCAGACGATCTGAGAAAAG AGCGCTACGGCCGCCGCCTGAATGTCTGGGACTGGACAACCCACTGCCTCACCCAGTCGATCGACGTCGGGGAGGATTCCTCCCCCTTGGAGATCCGGTTCTTGCACAATCCGGACTCGATGCATGGTTTCGTCGGCTGTACTCTGCAAAGCTCCATCCAGCACTTCTACAAGACGGAG GACGGATGCTGGGTAGCCGACAAAGTCATCCAAATCCCAAACAAGAAAGTAACGGGATGGTACTTCTCTGAAATGCCAG gctTCCTCACCGACTTCCTCATTTCCCTGGACGACTGTTACATCTACCTGAGCAACTGGCTTCATGGGGACATCCGACAGTATGACATCACTGACCCTTACTGTCCCAAACTGGTCGGCCAG GTGTTTGTTGGGGGCAGCATCGTGAAAGGTGGGTCCGTGACAGTCATTGACGATCCAGAGCTGGACTGCCAACCTGATCCCTTTGTGATCCAG gGAAAGAGGGTTCACGGAGGACCCCAAATGCTGCAGCTCAGCTTGGATGGCACCAGACTTTATTGCACCACCTCTTTTTATACTCCTTGGGACAAGCAGTTTTATCCTCAGATGCTCAG GGAAGGTTCGGTTATGATTCAGATCGACGTGGACACCGTGAACGGCGGCCTTTGCGTCAACCCACACTTCTTGGTGGATTTTGGGAAGGAGCCATTCGGTCCCGCTCGGACCCATGAAATGCGCTTCCCCGGAGGAGATTGCACCTCTGACATTTGGGTGTAG
- the LOC121915434 gene encoding methanethiol oxidase-like isoform X2, whose translation MAKCGACGPGYKSPLDAMKGPREEIVYLPCIYRNTGKQKPDYLATVDVDPKSSTYCQVIHRLPMPNVNDELHHTGWNACSSCFGDTTKKRNRLILPSLISSRIYVVDTGTDQRAPRLHKVVEPIDVYWKCNLANPHTSHCLGSGEIMISTMGDPSGNGKGGFVLLDGESFEVKGNWEKGSKTPLFGYDFWYQPRHNVLMSTEWGVPKCLVNGFNPADVEKGCYGGSVNVWDWTTHELIQTIDVGKNSIPLEIRFLHNPNATEGFVGCALSSAVHRFYKTENGTWAAEKVIQVPSKKVKGWTLPDMPGLITDILISLNDRFLYFSNWLHGDIRQYDITNTRKPKLVGQVFLGGSIVKGGPVTVIEDQEMNHQPDPFVIKGKRVQGSPQMIQLSLDGKRLYVTTSLYSGWDKQFYPDMVKEGSVMLQIDVDTNKGGLKVNEKFLVDFGKEPEGPSLAHEIRYPGGDCTSDIWV comes from the exons ATGG CAAAATGCGGAGCGTGTGGACCTGGTTACAAAAGTCCCTTGGACGCCATGAAAG GTCCCCGGGAGGAGATTGTCTACCTGCCCTGTATCTACAGGAATACTGGGAAACAGAAACCGGATTATTTGGCCACCGTTGATGTGGATCCCAAATCCTCAACCTATTGCCAA GTTATCCATCGCCTGCCCATGCCCAATGTCAATGATGAGCTGCACCACACCGGGTGGAACGCCTGCAGCAGTTGCTTCGGAGATACAACCAAGAAGCGGAACAGGCTGATCCTTCCTAGTTTGATCTCCTCCCGGATTTACGTGGTTGATACAGGCACAGACCAGCGGGCTCCCAGGCTCCATAAG GTTGTCGAGCCCATCGACGTATACTGGAAGTGCAACTTGGCCAATCCTCACACCAGCCATTGCCTGGGGAGCGGGGAAATCATGATCAGCACCATGGGAGACCCTTCCGGCAACGGCAAAG GCGGTTTTGTCCTGCTGGATGGAGAGAGCTTTGAAGTGAAGGGGAACTGGGAAAAGGGATCCAAGACGCCTCTGTTTGGCTACGATTTCTGGTACCAGCCGAGACACAACGTCTTGATGAGCACAGAATGGGGAGTGCCAAAATGCCTTGTCAACGGGTTTAATCCGGCCGACGTGGAAAAAG GCTGCTATGGCGGAAGCGTCAACGTCTGGGACTGGACCACGCATGAGCTCATCCAGACAATTGACGTGGGCAAAAACTCCATCCCTTTGGAAATCCGGTTCCTTCACAACCCCAACGCCACAGAGGGGTTTGTCGGCTGTGCCCTCAGCAGCGCAGTCCACCGATTCTACAAGACCGAG AATGGAACCTGGGCGGCCGAGAAAGTGATCCAGGTCCCTAGTAAGAAGGTGAAGGGATGGACTCTCCCAGACATGCcag GTCTCATCACGGATATCCTGATCTCCCTGAATGATCGGTTCCTGTATTTTAGTAACTGGCTCCATGGGGACATCCGCCAATATGACATTACGAACACTCGGAAGCCCAAACTGGTGGGACAG GTGTTTCTCGGTGGCAGCATTGTCAAGGGTGGGCCTGTCACTGTGATTGAAGACCAAGAAATGAACCACCAGCCAGATCCATTTGTCATCAAG GGGAAGAGGGTTCAAGGATCTCCCCAAATGATCCAGCTGAGCTTGGATGGCAAGAGGCTGTATGTTACAACCTCCCTCTACAGTGGCTGGGATAAGCAGTTCTACCCAGACATGGTCAA GGAAGGCTCTGTCATGCTACAGATCGATGTGGATACCAACAAAGGGGGCTTGAAGGTGAACGAAAAGTTCCTCGTGGACTTCGGGAAGGAGCCGGAGGGTCCCTCCCTCGCCCACGAAATCCGCTACCCGGGTGGAGACTGCACCTCCGACATTTGGGTCTAA
- the LOC121915434 gene encoding methanethiol oxidase-like isoform X1: MDDRLPPTSLAASQSSAEFLIAKCGACGPGYKSPLDAMKGPREEIVYLPCIYRNTGKQKPDYLATVDVDPKSSTYCQVIHRLPMPNVNDELHHTGWNACSSCFGDTTKKRNRLILPSLISSRIYVVDTGTDQRAPRLHKVVEPIDVYWKCNLANPHTSHCLGSGEIMISTMGDPSGNGKGGFVLLDGESFEVKGNWEKGSKTPLFGYDFWYQPRHNVLMSTEWGVPKCLVNGFNPADVEKGCYGGSVNVWDWTTHELIQTIDVGKNSIPLEIRFLHNPNATEGFVGCALSSAVHRFYKTENGTWAAEKVIQVPSKKVKGWTLPDMPGLITDILISLNDRFLYFSNWLHGDIRQYDITNTRKPKLVGQVFLGGSIVKGGPVTVIEDQEMNHQPDPFVIKGKRVQGSPQMIQLSLDGKRLYVTTSLYSGWDKQFYPDMVKEGSVMLQIDVDTNKGGLKVNEKFLVDFGKEPEGPSLAHEIRYPGGDCTSDIWV, translated from the exons ATGG ATGACAGACTCCCACCAACTTCTTTGGCTGCTTCCCAGAGCTCAGCAGAGTTCCTTATTG CAAAATGCGGAGCGTGTGGACCTGGTTACAAAAGTCCCTTGGACGCCATGAAAG GTCCCCGGGAGGAGATTGTCTACCTGCCCTGTATCTACAGGAATACTGGGAAACAGAAACCGGATTATTTGGCCACCGTTGATGTGGATCCCAAATCCTCAACCTATTGCCAA GTTATCCATCGCCTGCCCATGCCCAATGTCAATGATGAGCTGCACCACACCGGGTGGAACGCCTGCAGCAGTTGCTTCGGAGATACAACCAAGAAGCGGAACAGGCTGATCCTTCCTAGTTTGATCTCCTCCCGGATTTACGTGGTTGATACAGGCACAGACCAGCGGGCTCCCAGGCTCCATAAG GTTGTCGAGCCCATCGACGTATACTGGAAGTGCAACTTGGCCAATCCTCACACCAGCCATTGCCTGGGGAGCGGGGAAATCATGATCAGCACCATGGGAGACCCTTCCGGCAACGGCAAAG GCGGTTTTGTCCTGCTGGATGGAGAGAGCTTTGAAGTGAAGGGGAACTGGGAAAAGGGATCCAAGACGCCTCTGTTTGGCTACGATTTCTGGTACCAGCCGAGACACAACGTCTTGATGAGCACAGAATGGGGAGTGCCAAAATGCCTTGTCAACGGGTTTAATCCGGCCGACGTGGAAAAAG GCTGCTATGGCGGAAGCGTCAACGTCTGGGACTGGACCACGCATGAGCTCATCCAGACAATTGACGTGGGCAAAAACTCCATCCCTTTGGAAATCCGGTTCCTTCACAACCCCAACGCCACAGAGGGGTTTGTCGGCTGTGCCCTCAGCAGCGCAGTCCACCGATTCTACAAGACCGAG AATGGAACCTGGGCGGCCGAGAAAGTGATCCAGGTCCCTAGTAAGAAGGTGAAGGGATGGACTCTCCCAGACATGCcag GTCTCATCACGGATATCCTGATCTCCCTGAATGATCGGTTCCTGTATTTTAGTAACTGGCTCCATGGGGACATCCGCCAATATGACATTACGAACACTCGGAAGCCCAAACTGGTGGGACAG GTGTTTCTCGGTGGCAGCATTGTCAAGGGTGGGCCTGTCACTGTGATTGAAGACCAAGAAATGAACCACCAGCCAGATCCATTTGTCATCAAG GGGAAGAGGGTTCAAGGATCTCCCCAAATGATCCAGCTGAGCTTGGATGGCAAGAGGCTGTATGTTACAACCTCCCTCTACAGTGGCTGGGATAAGCAGTTCTACCCAGACATGGTCAA GGAAGGCTCTGTCATGCTACAGATCGATGTGGATACCAACAAAGGGGGCTTGAAGGTGAACGAAAAGTTCCTCGTGGACTTCGGGAAGGAGCCGGAGGGTCCCTCCCTCGCCCACGAAATCCGCTACCCGGGTGGAGACTGCACCTCCGACATTTGGGTCTAA